The genomic DNA TACGAAAGCCACAGATGGATCAAAATCATCATCATGGTATCACTTTGGTTTAACTGAGACATTAGACTTTGATCAACACAATGAAGATCAGGCTGCTACTTTGCAACAAGAACCCAAAGAAAATATTGATGACATTAAAGAAAACATACGGGATAATCATGGATCAGAATCACAGTATTTTCATTTTGGTTTAAGTGATATATTAACGTTTGGTCAAAACAATGACCAAACTGATCCACTAGAAAACACAAAGAAAAGCACCACAGACGATAATGAAAACACAATGAATAGTGAATCTGAAGATAGTTCTTCTGGACATGTAATAAATGACGCTCCAAGTGAAGGAGATGCATTGATTGTTGATTCATTCATAAATGAAGAAGCAATCCAGTACCCAGAACTTAGTCTATGTACAATGGAGAATGAGTTCAGTTGCCAGTCTGAAGGCTTGCAGCAGGCTGCAAAGGAACACAAGGAAATAAGAAGTGAAAACACAGAGTTGATAGTTTCAACAAATGGTTTAAAAAACAGTTTCCGTTTTAATGGCATAACATCGAAATTTCAAGATGTTCAAAAATCAAAAGTCCAAAATTTACAAGAGCAAAATGTAATGCCAGATTCAAAATTCATGGGACATAATAAACATTTGACTCAGGAAAATGTCCATGAAGAACAAAATTTGCAAGAACATTTAAAATTTTCTTCAGAAATGAAGAAACATAGTTCAGGTTACGGGAGGTCTATGACATATAAAAACATACATATTGGTGAAAAATTACAGTGTGAACAGGAAATTTTGCACAACCATGATCTAATTTCGTCAGTGGAAGAATTTAGTGCCATAAGTAAAGATGAACCTTTAGTACAAGAACATTTCTATGAGGAAGAACAACAGTTAACGTCGACTTCTGAATTGAGGAGATCTGTAGGAGATCCAAGTTCAGAAACTTCACTTCTTGGAGTAGAAGATAATGCAGAACCTTCAGTGTGGGACAAATCACAAGTTGAAGAAACTTTACAACAGAATTCAGTATCCAGATTAGGATCAGAACAGCTTGTTTCAAATGTGACTGATTCTATGTCACTGAATGCCTTAGAAAATAAAGAAAAgtttgcacaagaacacccagtaaTGAAATCAGACTTGCAACAAGTTAGTAATGCAGATATTGATCAATTACCAGAGGAAGAATTGCTTCACGAGCAACAAATGTCACAACAGCAACATGTTACATCAACCATGGAATTTGAACAGTTTGACATTTCAGATGATGATAAGCCTTTATCCCAGGCACAAAGTTTCATTGAACAGCAACATTTCAATTCTGAATTTGACGAACTTCCTATCTTTGGCCAAGTTATCCCATCTTCACAGGATGAATTGGAGAACAAAGAAGCCATTGCACAAGGACACTATTCAACATCAGCAAAGCAGCAGATTTTAGACCAGTTCAATCCTTTATCAAAGCAGGATAAACAAGAAGCTTTCGCGGAAATGGGCCCATCCAGTTTGAtcgataaacagatcacagttccAGATACCCATGATCCTTCATTACAGAAACAACAGTTTGAGCAGTCTCTACAACCTGCTTCAGATCGCACTAGGGCTCTGCCACAGGAAAAAATATACAGCGACAGAACCACCTTGCAACGACAAGCCCCAGTATTAGACTCTGAATCCAGTCAGCTTACTTTGGATCATGGTGAAGCTGGATTACAGGAATGCTTGCATGGAGAAGGACATGTTTCCAAAGAATGTCGGCTCTTAGAACCTGAACCTAACCGGGCTGCAGATGGTGGTAAATACCTTGCACTGAAAAAAGATGATGGACAAGACTTGCAAGACCACCAAGTAACTTATGCTTCTGCTTCGAACTGGCTTTCTGTGTCAAGCCCCAGTAAATATGTTTTGTCTGAAAAATTGGATGTTAATGAAGACATTTTCCAGGCAAATGTTTTGGCACTTGCACAGCCTGAGCAACATACTGATTCAGTTGGAGATAAGCTTCTGTTAAAGGAGAAAATGGATGATAAAGACTGTGCCTCACAGAAACAATGTATAACTTCCGATTTAACATCAGAACTGTTTACTACAACAGAAAACGTGGAATCCTTACTGCAGGACAATCTGGAAGACAAAGAACAAATTTTACCCGATCGTTTATCCAGCTCACAATCTGAAGAGCTCACTGTTTCAAATGACGGCAAGACCTTGACTCAAGAAAACTCTCTCTATCAACAAAAAAACTTAGGAGATAAACGAGTAACTTTGGAATCAGAAAAACAATCAGCTGTTTTAATCACCACAGAGGATTTGTCACAGGAAGAAACAAATGTAACCAATGTCATTAACACCAGCATAAATAGCACAAGAAGCAACAGGATACATGGGTCTATGGAAAATGAATCTCCAGTAGAACTTGTGAATACACTGCTTTCAGAGAATGTGAGTCTTACTGGGGTTTATTTTGGTGGAGACACTGATGCTAAAATCGAATCACAGCAGATTGTCGAAGAAACGAGAAGAGATGGAATGAATGACAATTACAGGGAGACTCATAATATAATAACTGAAAAAGCACCACAACCATCTATTGATCCTGTTTCCGCAAGCTTGTGGAAAGTTAAAACGGAGAGTGATTCTGGAAAGCTAATAGTCACCTCCCATGATAAAAAGCCAGGGACAAACCAGTTAAACACAGCAGCTGAGCCTGATCCAAATGCTGCCACTGAAAATATAAATGGAGCTCCTTCTGTAAATACtgaaaataaatataaaataggAGATGCCACTGATAAAGAAACAGAAATGGCAAGAGATATTGAATCCAATGACCACCAAACTGGCAGTGCCTCATGGGGAGTAGATGAAGCAGAGGATCAGTTTGAGAAGCTCAGAGTAAAAGATGCATCATTTGACAGTATAAACTTTTATAGTAATCTTAAATTCCTAAGAAAGCACATGAGCATTGCTCAACTGCAGTATTTGGAAAGATGCTTTGAAAAAACCAAGCTCTTATGGCTGGAAGAAATTCTTGAATATTTAGAGAATGAGAATTGTAATAATAACATCCTCCAAAAAGTAAATATTTTTGAAGAGAGTTTCTGGCAAAACAAAGACTTCAACTGTGACAAGAATGTTGCAAATATTGAATATGGAATGACCAAAAAGCAACATTTCGaagatgcagaaatgcttcaaaAACTAGATGATATTCTAACTGCCACCAAATTGAAATGCACCTCAAATGTCTCTAGTTCCAGCACCATTAAAGGTATTGGATAATGAGTTAATGGGAATAATGCATGTTCCAACATACATGTGTTTGTGTTTTTGAAGAAGAACAAGAGTGGCCATTTTTTAAATGTATATTTGAGATGTATTTTGGCAAATTCCACTTGTATAGTGTGTGCACTATAAAATGGAGCCCCTTCTCACTTTGTGCACGGGGTCAGCAACAATTACAGGTCGAGTATAACACAACTATTTGCAGTGCTCCAACAGTGCGCCCTAATTAGAAGACCACCCTTACAAATAACATTGAATTTTTATTTAGTTTCTCAAATCAGATATTCTTGCATCTTCTTTGAGCAATTCACTTGCCAGCAAGAACTAGGTTGCACATCAGTGTTGCCAATTCAATTGCCATCCCCTATCAAAGGTACTGTCTTTGAATTTAATGTGATTTCTTCTTACTTCAGTCCTGACCCCGCTTAGGCTGGTGCCTCTTGATAAGTATGTTCCATGAGTATCACTGATCATTCTTAATGTGTGAGTCTGAACTGTAAGTGAACACAGGCTAGTTGACTGTGGAAGTGATCGGAGCCGAGTCTATTCCTGCTCTCGCACAACATTAGCACTTTGGTCCAGTTTCCAGCGTAAGTAAGGAAGCTTGGGAAACACATCGGCACCCCATTGCAAGGACTTGAAGAAAAGGTCTTCACTGACAACCCAATAAAACAAAttcaactggatcctagactttcaCCTTCAGAGTTCAGTAACATTCCCAGGCACTGCACTTATTGAGCTAATGACTAACTGAGATCTAAGCCTATCAGAAAACATTTGGTAGTTTAACCATTCAGGAATCTCAAATTGTTGTGTATTGCACTGAGGAAATTGTTGTGTATTGCACTGTATAAAGGTGCAATCATTATACACCTCCCCAGCAGAGGGGGCAATATAACAAAATGCTCAGATCTTGCattccccatttaaaaaaaacttaaaatgtAAAATGGTGCATGTACATACGTTCCCAGAATATAATAAGACTAAATTAACAATCAACAAAGCTGAACATTTGACAGGCTGGGTTGCATATTTGTTTTATGGTAATCAGAACTAAAACATATATGACTGAGACTACAAAGAATAATTTATATGTAAGACAAATCATTTTTCCTTAACACCAGTGTGTGTTTAACAAAAATATAATCACTTGACAAGAAACAATGATAAAAACAACTATTTTCTTCTTCCTTCCTACATACTTTCAATTAACTTATCTGACTCCTTTCCCCTTCTGCCTGAGTATCCCCTTCCATTTCAAGTAGCTTGACTCTGTTCTCCCAAAATCTCTTGCTGAAAATCTGAACTTTGACTACCAACTTCACTTAATGCTTGGAACTGTGACATTAATTTATTTTGTCTTAATCAAAGATCCTGACTCCCTTTGCCATACTGGTGGATTCTTTGTATTGGCAACCTTTCCGTTTCTATGTGATTTtcgctttgggctgtgggaaataTTTAGATTGTAGGAGGTCTCTCATGCTCTCCCTTTGTAAGATTTCCACTTTCATGTAAATGATCTACACAACGCTGACTGAGTCTCTCTCCAATACTCACTTGATATGTGAGTGCATCTTATCTATTTACAACAACTCCAAACATGTATCTCCTTATCACATCAGTAGTTTTTCACCATGGCCTTCTGACCAGCACTGAACTCTGAGTTCAGTagaagaatcatatggactcaaaacgttatctctgtttctctctccacagatggtgccagatctgctgagtatttccagcattttctgtttttatttcagatttccagaatgcaCAGCATTTTGTATTTATCTGAGTTTCATGCCTTGTATATCATGACCCTCTTTATTTTAGAactatagaaccacagaatcctacagtgcaaaaggaggctattcggctcattgagtgttTACTTGTTCCCACAGTACAGGCAACCTGATCAAGATATACAAgacaatgaggggcatggacagagtgcataaggagcagctgttccccttagttgaagggtcagtcacgagggaacatagattcaagatgaggggcaggaggtttaggggggatatgaggaaaaacctttttacccagaggttgatgacagtctggaatgctctgcctaggagggtggtgaaggagggttgcctcacatcctttaaaaagtatctggatgagcacttggcacatcgtaacattcagggctatgggccaagtgctggtagataggATTTAGGTAGGAGTTCAGGTGATTCTAATATGTCGGTacgcctcgatgggctgaaggaccttttctgcactgtatgattctatgagtttatGAGTTTTCTTGTGTTTGGCCATGGAATTAATTCTGAGACACACCACAACTCTTCAAAATTTTTATCTAACTTTGAATAGCAAAAATAGCTTCCTGCTACTGCTTTCATATGCCATGCTATTGATGACGTTC from Mustelus asterias unplaced genomic scaffold, sMusAst1.hap1.1 HAP1_SCAFFOLD_1379, whole genome shotgun sequence includes the following:
- the LOC144488218 gene encoding uncharacterized protein LOC144488218; translated protein: MRQSNVAKAAKYNILLLLLLQLIPTDEGSKLSDLKMCADPECEGYLSRVKATVDYTGRDCRFLTFESGDSIFVYFKLTGKRDDLWAGAIGKQFGYFPKDAVQVEDVSVSTEMELPTKESDFFCLDGGDYNTESEESDSVSDEYGENSFSKPEEMKATFGQEFNPNNYNQDYKGNSAKDKPVDNVVNLYNEQFQRTHQAADDTELEMTTGEEQVQPSLATDAIVQINEFLSPADHLNQLSEESFSKHTDNNEFTLATGPESAYSEYSGTKSEHTGQEISEATAIISESNEASTFAQEETSWIGSRISGWFSMESNLEKKVAEPSDQSLQLISFKSRKIALDHSEDTAMSEVIEELNNGVHYEGKENPGSEKSSWIGGLSKWFSSTSDSSEDVLSANDDHKNKDKEEDVKLYSIDDTTDSNKNMVTNSENKMFDLSDPDELELKSSNPEKTSKNTNEDTQMDNHRLSFDSKDKLWLHQNNKVEHSVMSEGTENTGEGNTMYNDDSKTWWFHFDTMRDTFRFRENNVDQTFRTSEETQNVNGNEKDYTKATDGSKSSSWYHFGLTETLDFDQHNEDQAATLQQEPKENIDDIKENIRDNHGSESQYFHFGLSDILTFGQNNDQTDPLENTKKSTTDDNENTMNSESEDSSSGHVINDAPSEGDALIVDSFINEEAIQYPELSLCTMENEFSCQSEGLQQAAKEHKEIRSENTELIVSTNGLKNSFRFNGITSKFQDVQKSKVQNLQEQNVMPDSKFMGHNKHLTQENVHEEQNLQEHLKFSSEMKKHSSGYGRSMTYKNIHIGEKLQCEQEILHNHDLISSVEEFSAISKDEPLVQEHFYEEEQQLTSTSELRRSVGDPSSETSLLGVEDNAEPSVWDKSQVEETLQQNSVSRLGSEQLVSNVTDSMSLNALENKEKFAQEHPVMKSDLQQVSNADIDQLPEEELLHEQQMSQQQHVTSTMEFEQFDISDDDKPLSQAQSFIEQQHFNSEFDELPIFGQVIPSSQDELENKEAIAQGHYSTSAKQQILDQFNPLSKQDKQEAFAEMGPSSLIDKQITVPDTHDPSLQKQQFEQSLQPASDRTRALPQEKIYSDRTTLQRQAPVLDSESSQLTLDHGEAGLQECLHGEGHVSKECRLLEPEPNRAADGGKYLALKKDDGQDLQDHQVTYASASNWLSVSSPSKYVLSEKLDVNEDIFQANVLALAQPEQHTDSVGDKLLLKEKMDDKDCASQKQCITSDLTSELFTTTENVESLLQDNLEDKEQILPDRLSSSQSEELTVSNDGKTLTQENSLYQQKNLGDKRVTLESEKQSAVLITTEDLSQEETNVTNVINTSINSTRSNRIHGSMENESPVELVNTLLSENVSLTGVYFGGDTDAKIESQQIVEETRRDGMNDNYRETHNIITEKAPQPSIDPVSASLWKVKTESDSGKLIVTSHDKKPGTNQLNTAAEPDPNAATENINGAPSVNTENKYKIGDATDKETEMARDIESNDHQTGSASWGVDEAEDQFEKLRVKDASFDSINFYSNLKFLRKHMSIAQLQYLERCFEKTKLLWLEEILEYLENENCNNNILQKVNIFEESFWQNKDFNCDKNVANIEYGMTKKQHFEDAEMLQKLDDILTATKLKCTSNVSSSSTIKGAFHSGDTLETDLAYNEQSSEILGKNGQMSKDVQEQKGTKDIISEVTERQTLELPVLNLSDKISDSEEAPAKALMESKLGNGSQKDPDDTKAKTSHQEIEEKIISSALDKDSDEVKNSSVIVDSRVEVAAENNECEQNGKQIATHKVETSFNLDLQTIRILIGHFIKNVSNPFAVYWRIDDRKHEGLKTMELYLQDGADHLRGASPLWQFPALVICEVTPGKYMKCSYQESITTTILIQNIFSPFKMNIPNKFNHVQHEQ